A genomic stretch from Sinorhizobium terangae includes:
- a CDS encoding efflux RND transporter periplasmic adaptor subunit, with the protein MAQKLVPLFGACAAMILCAFSGTFAEEAAKPQQSQTLPSIVVTEAVQQSISDRVIATGSIEAVEETYVSPLVDGLSVRSLNVDVGDKVEEGSTLVVLNDDALLLQKSQLEANLAKAEASLAQLRAQLAEMTANSEEATRVADRAVRLSENGTVSTAEADRLKALAAAARARVHSAEQSVSVATADIKVVQAQIDDIDLRLARTAVKAPVSGVISAKNAKIGAIASGSGEPLFAIIRDGAIEMKADVAEADLIKLAVGQPASVRLAGSSTTIEGKIRLIAPTVDPQTRLGSVDITLSDTSKARAGMYASAVITVEQKQTVVLPQTAVTADDGKAIVRKVEDGVVRLVPVVTGIQDGQFVEILSGLKAGEQAVAKAGAYVRDGDRINPVKSAQPATN; encoded by the coding sequence ATGGCTCAGAAACTTGTTCCTCTTTTCGGCGCCTGCGCGGCAATGATCTTGTGCGCATTTTCCGGCACCTTTGCCGAAGAGGCTGCCAAGCCGCAACAATCGCAGACGCTCCCCTCGATCGTCGTTACCGAAGCCGTACAGCAATCGATCAGCGACCGCGTCATCGCCACCGGCTCCATCGAGGCGGTCGAGGAGACCTATGTTTCGCCGCTTGTCGACGGTCTTTCTGTGCGATCGCTGAACGTCGATGTCGGCGACAAGGTCGAAGAAGGCAGTACGCTGGTCGTCCTCAACGACGACGCACTGCTTTTGCAGAAGAGCCAGCTCGAAGCCAATCTCGCCAAGGCGGAGGCGTCGCTCGCCCAACTGCGCGCGCAGCTCGCCGAAATGACGGCCAATTCGGAAGAGGCGACACGCGTTGCCGATCGTGCCGTGCGGCTGTCCGAGAACGGCACGGTGTCGACGGCCGAGGCTGACCGCTTGAAGGCGCTCGCCGCCGCCGCCCGCGCCCGCGTCCACTCGGCCGAGCAATCGGTGAGCGTCGCGACGGCAGACATCAAGGTGGTGCAGGCACAGATCGATGACATAGACCTGCGTCTTGCGCGTACTGCCGTGAAGGCTCCGGTCAGCGGCGTGATCTCAGCGAAGAACGCCAAAATCGGCGCCATTGCCAGCGGCAGCGGAGAGCCGCTCTTCGCCATCATTCGCGACGGTGCGATCGAGATGAAGGCGGATGTCGCCGAGGCCGACCTCATCAAGCTTGCCGTCGGGCAGCCGGCGTCGGTCAGGCTCGCCGGAAGCAGCACCACGATCGAGGGCAAAATCCGGCTGATCGCGCCGACCGTGGACCCGCAGACGCGGCTTGGTTCGGTCGACATTACCCTGAGCGATACGTCGAAGGCCCGCGCCGGCATGTATGCGAGCGCGGTCATCACTGTCGAACAAAAGCAAACGGTTGTTTTGCCGCAAACCGCTGTTACAGCCGACGACGGCAAGGCAATCGTCCGCAAGGTCGAAGACGGCGTGGTCCGGCTGGTGCCGGTGGTTACCGGCATCCAGGACGGGCAGTTCGTCGAAATCCTTTCCGGCCTCAAGGCAGGTGAACAGGCAGTTGCAAAGGCCGGCGCCTATGTCCGCGACGGTGACCGCATCAACCCGGTCAAGTCTGCGCAGCCGGCCACCAACTGA
- a CDS encoding efflux RND transporter permease subunit — MNFSAWSIRNPVAPILAFFVLVVLGWQSFNSLPITRFPNIDVPIVQISVTQSGAAPAELETQVTKEIEDAVAGVSGVDHIQSTITDGSSTTAVIFRMEVPTTQAVQDVKDAIDRIRSDLPTSIEEPIVSKVDVEGQAIQTFSVSSPGMTLEELSWFVDDTIKRAIQGQSGIGRVDRYGGSDREVRIELNEDRLNSYGITAADVNGQLRRMNMDLGSGRGQVGGSEQAIRTLGDTRDVAELANTMISLPNGRFVRLSKLGSIIDTYEEPKSFSRFNGHPGVTFAVFRAKGASEVTVAETVAKTLDEIRAKHPDVTIEKVDDSVYFTYGNYEAAIHTLIEGALLAVVVVLLFLRNWRATLISAIALPLSAIPTFWVMELLGFSLNLVSFLAMTLATGILVDDAIVEIENIERHIRMGKSPYRAAIEAADEIGLAVIATTFTIIAVFVPVSFMPGIPGQYFIQFGLTVAVSVFFSLLVARLITPVMAAYLMKPSDVGGGHHGGDDSAIMKLYTGIIRVTTRWRYSTLLAAIGCLAISLYFLFQVPGSFLPPEDASRVSLSIELPPDAMLEDTDRTTSEIYDRIKDIDGVENVFVLGGASPKGDLELRRAAVTVLLKKLDHSLVNKVVNDVIGRMPLIGEYLPKLPPAGRIKPQSEIEREIFAKLRSIPDVRVTKLNDRGERDLSFNLLSNNDEDLDSAVAALEVKLRSDPLLANVSPDGALPRPELQIRPRADQMSRLGITTQQISEVIRVATIGDIDAQLTKIALDGRLIPIRVQLNRDFRTDLAAIRNLKVQTASGATVPLSSVADINYSEGPSSIKRYDRYRVVTLGADLPVGVALDTASNRFKQIAGEVKLPATVEFRESGDAEVQAEMQQSFGNAMLLGLMMVLVVLILLFKDVIQPFTILFSLPLAIGGVAGALILTQNALSMPVLIGILMLMGIVTKNAILLVDFGIEMMHHGMDRTLSMIEAGRKRARPIVMTSIAMSAGMLPSALGVGEGGSFRAPMAIAVIGGIIVSTVLSLVVVPSFFLIMDDLSRLLAWIFGRFVGKKDEEDLPLDREALTRLAAEQGSTIEEMQERIKALEEQRDEKSGRKVINHPALAAE; from the coding sequence ATGAACTTCTCAGCCTGGTCCATCCGCAATCCGGTCGCCCCGATCCTGGCCTTCTTCGTGCTGGTCGTGCTCGGCTGGCAGTCGTTCAATTCGCTGCCGATCACCCGCTTCCCGAACATCGACGTCCCGATCGTTCAGATCAGCGTCACGCAGAGCGGCGCCGCCCCCGCCGAACTCGAAACCCAGGTTACCAAGGAGATCGAGGACGCGGTCGCAGGCGTGTCTGGCGTCGACCACATCCAATCGACGATTACCGACGGCAGTTCGACCACAGCCGTCATCTTCCGCATGGAAGTGCCGACGACTCAGGCCGTGCAGGACGTCAAGGACGCGATCGACCGCATCCGCAGCGACCTGCCGACCTCGATAGAGGAGCCGATCGTCTCCAAGGTCGACGTCGAAGGCCAGGCGATCCAGACGTTCTCCGTCTCCTCACCCGGTATGACGCTGGAGGAGCTGTCCTGGTTCGTCGACGACACGATCAAGCGCGCCATCCAGGGCCAGAGCGGCATCGGCCGCGTCGACCGTTACGGCGGCTCCGATCGGGAGGTCCGCATCGAGCTTAACGAAGACCGCCTGAACTCATACGGCATTACCGCCGCCGACGTGAACGGGCAACTTCGCCGCATGAACATGGATCTCGGCTCCGGTCGCGGCCAGGTCGGCGGCAGCGAGCAGGCAATCCGCACGCTCGGCGACACGCGTGACGTGGCTGAGCTTGCCAACACCATGATCTCGCTGCCGAATGGACGCTTCGTCCGCCTGTCGAAACTCGGCAGCATCATCGATACCTACGAGGAGCCGAAGTCGTTCTCGCGGTTCAACGGCCATCCGGGCGTCACCTTCGCCGTCTTCCGCGCCAAGGGCGCCAGCGAAGTCACCGTTGCCGAAACGGTCGCCAAGACGCTCGACGAGATCCGCGCCAAGCATCCGGACGTCACCATCGAGAAGGTCGACGACTCGGTCTACTTTACCTACGGCAACTACGAGGCGGCGATCCATACGTTGATCGAGGGAGCACTGCTCGCCGTCGTCGTCGTGCTATTGTTCCTGCGCAACTGGCGTGCAACGCTGATTTCCGCGATCGCGCTGCCGCTCTCGGCCATCCCGACGTTCTGGGTGATGGAGCTCCTGGGCTTCTCGCTGAACCTCGTCAGCTTCCTCGCGATGACGCTCGCGACCGGTATCCTCGTCGACGACGCGATCGTGGAGATCGAGAATATCGAGCGGCATATTCGCATGGGCAAGTCGCCCTACCGCGCCGCGATCGAGGCGGCAGACGAGATCGGCCTGGCGGTGATCGCCACCACCTTCACCATCATCGCCGTCTTTGTCCCGGTCTCGTTCATGCCGGGCATTCCGGGGCAATACTTCATTCAGTTCGGCCTGACGGTCGCGGTCTCCGTCTTCTTCTCGCTGCTCGTCGCCCGCCTGATCACCCCCGTTATGGCGGCCTATCTGATGAAGCCTAGCGATGTCGGTGGTGGCCACCACGGAGGCGACGACAGTGCCATCATGAAGCTCTACACGGGCATCATCAGGGTGACGACCCGCTGGCGCTATTCGACGCTGTTGGCCGCCATCGGTTGCCTTGCCATCTCCCTCTACTTCCTGTTTCAGGTTCCCGGCAGCTTTCTGCCGCCGGAAGATGCATCGCGCGTCAGCCTGTCGATCGAATTGCCGCCGGACGCGATGCTCGAGGACACGGACCGGACGACATCCGAGATCTATGACCGCATCAAGGACATAGACGGCGTCGAGAACGTCTTCGTGCTCGGCGGCGCCTCGCCGAAGGGCGATCTCGAACTGCGGCGCGCCGCAGTCACCGTGCTTCTCAAGAAGCTCGACCACTCGCTCGTCAACAAGGTCGTTAACGACGTCATCGGCCGCATGCCGCTCATCGGTGAGTACCTACCGAAGCTGCCGCCGGCGGGCCGCATCAAGCCGCAATCTGAGATCGAACGGGAGATCTTCGCAAAGCTGCGCTCGATTCCTGACGTACGTGTCACCAAGCTCAACGACCGTGGCGAGCGCGATCTGTCGTTCAACCTGCTCTCCAACAACGACGAAGACCTGGACAGCGCCGTCGCTGCACTTGAAGTCAAGCTGCGCAGTGACCCGCTGCTCGCCAACGTCAGCCCCGATGGCGCGCTGCCGCGGCCGGAGCTGCAGATTCGTCCGCGCGCCGATCAGATGTCCCGCCTCGGCATCACGACGCAGCAGATCTCCGAGGTCATCCGCGTCGCCACCATCGGCGACATCGACGCGCAACTCACCAAAATCGCGCTCGACGGCCGGCTGATCCCGATACGTGTCCAGCTCAACCGGGATTTCCGCACGGATCTCGCGGCGATCCGCAACCTCAAGGTCCAGACTGCGTCTGGCGCGACCGTTCCGCTTTCGAGCGTTGCGGACATCAACTATTCGGAAGGCCCGAGCTCGATCAAGCGCTACGACCGGTACCGCGTCGTGACCTTGGGTGCCGACCTTCCGGTTGGCGTCGCGCTCGACACGGCGTCCAATCGCTTCAAGCAGATCGCGGGCGAGGTCAAGCTCCCGGCGACCGTCGAGTTCCGTGAAAGCGGCGATGCCGAGGTGCAGGCGGAAATGCAGCAGAGCTTCGGCAACGCCATGTTGCTCGGCCTGATGATGGTATTGGTCGTGCTCATCTTGCTGTTCAAGGATGTGATCCAGCCCTTCACCATCCTGTTCTCGCTGCCGCTCGCGATCGGCGGCGTGGCTGGAGCCCTGATCCTGACCCAGAACGCGCTCTCGATGCCGGTGCTGATCGGTATCCTTATGCTGATGGGTATCGTCACCAAGAACGCGATCCTGCTCGTGGATTTCGGTATCGAAATGATGCATCACGGCATGGACCGCACGCTGTCGATGATCGAAGCTGGCCGCAAGCGCGCCCGCCCGATTGTGATGACCTCGATCGCCATGTCCGCCGGCATGCTGCCGTCGGCGCTCGGCGTCGGCGAAGGCGGCTCCTTCCGTGCGCCGATGGCGATCGCGGTGATCGGAGGCATCATCGTCTCCACGGTGCTCAGCCTCGTCGTGGTTCCCTCCTTCTTCCTGATCATGGACGACCTGTCGCGGCTGCTCGCCTGGATCTTCGGTCGCTTCGTCGGCAAGAAGGACGAGGAGGACCTGCCGCTCGACCGCGAGGCGCTGACGCGGCTCGCCGCCGAGCAGGGCAGCACGATCGAGGAAATGCAGGAGCGCATCAAGGCGCTGGAAGAGCAGCGTGACGAAAAGTCCGGCCGCAAGGTCATCAACCATCCCGCGCTTGCCGCCGAGTAA
- a CDS encoding Crp/Fnr family transcriptional regulator, translating to MKTLRLTSTDRTVLLDSHFFARLPRPTAEAILEGAIVSTHEEHDILFRQDEPIDHFFFVLSGLVRLYRLGKDGREADIAVLPKGEIFGANAMFLEHRATANAQAVEPSIVARFESHKLRQLAAENTDVAQALIELLCRHGKMTEDCLAEDRLLTAPQRVASYILSHCPDGLSSFSFRLPFQKNVLAGKLGLAPEALSRAFSTLRHSGVIVKGRVIEIRDRQALERF from the coding sequence ATGAAGACCTTGCGACTGACCTCGACCGATAGAACCGTTCTTCTCGATTCGCATTTTTTCGCGAGACTGCCGCGGCCGACGGCAGAGGCGATCCTCGAGGGCGCAATCGTTTCCACGCACGAGGAACACGATATCCTGTTTCGTCAGGACGAGCCGATCGACCACTTCTTCTTCGTGCTCTCAGGTCTCGTCCGTCTCTACCGCTTGGGCAAGGACGGTCGCGAAGCCGACATTGCCGTATTGCCAAAGGGCGAGATCTTCGGCGCAAACGCCATGTTTCTGGAACACCGCGCGACTGCCAATGCGCAGGCAGTGGAGCCTTCGATCGTCGCGCGGTTCGAAAGCCACAAGCTTCGCCAACTCGCCGCGGAAAACACCGATGTCGCCCAGGCGCTGATCGAACTCCTCTGCCGTCATGGCAAGATGACGGAAGACTGCCTTGCCGAGGACCGACTGCTCACCGCGCCTCAGCGGGTCGCGAGCTATATCCTCAGCCATTGTCCGGACGGCCTGAGCAGCTTCTCCTTCCGCCTGCCGTTCCAGAAGAACGTGCTTGCGGGCAAGCTCGGCCTCGCGCCGGAGGCTCTGTCGCGCGCCTTCTCGACGCTTCGCCACTCAGGCGTCATCGTCAAAGGCCGCGTGATCGAAATCCGCGACCGGCAGGCGCTGGAGCGTTTCTGA
- the ureG gene encoding urease accessory protein UreG: MSSKNGPLRVGIGGPVGSGKTALTDKLCKAMREKYSVAVVTNDIYTKEDAEALVRMQALPSERIIGVETGGCPHTAIREDASINLQAIADLNRRIPDLDVVFIESGGDNLAATFSPDLADLTIYVISVCQGEEIPRKGGPGITKSDLLVINKKDLAPYVGANLDVMERDAERMRMAKPFVFSDMKRGDGIDRIVEFLTVEGGL, translated from the coding sequence ATGTCATCGAAAAACGGTCCCCTTCGCGTTGGCATCGGCGGCCCGGTTGGTTCCGGCAAGACGGCGCTGACCGACAAGCTGTGCAAGGCGATGCGGGAGAAATATTCCGTCGCGGTCGTCACCAATGACATCTACACCAAGGAAGACGCCGAAGCGCTGGTGCGGATGCAGGCGCTGCCGTCGGAACGGATCATCGGCGTCGAGACCGGCGGTTGCCCGCATACGGCGATACGTGAGGATGCGTCGATCAATCTGCAGGCGATCGCCGATCTCAATCGCCGGATTCCAGATCTCGACGTCGTCTTCATCGAATCGGGCGGCGACAATCTGGCGGCGACCTTTTCTCCCGATCTCGCCGACCTGACAATCTACGTGATCTCCGTCTGCCAGGGCGAGGAGATTCCGCGCAAGGGCGGGCCGGGGATCACCAAGTCCGATCTCCTCGTGATCAACAAGAAGGACCTCGCACCCTATGTGGGGGCCAATCTCGACGTGATGGAACGGGATGCGGAGCGGATGCGCATGGCAAAGCCGTTCGTGTTTTCGGACATGAAGCGCGGCGACGGCATTGACCGGATCGTGGAATTCTTGACGGTGGAAGGCGGGCTCTAA
- a CDS encoding urease accessory protein UreF, translated as MADQADMQALLRLVTWLSPAFPVGSFAYSGGLEQAVADGLVTNAEELWLWLETLLTRGAIWNDALLLAESYEGYDDLRRLKAASELAEAMAASSERHMETVRQGEAFLAAARNWPSDVFELLGQVVAYPVAVGAVAGAHRTGLRPVLAAYLGAVASNAVSAAIRCGVIGQRDGVGVLARLENTIAAIADRAAQASLDELGSATIMADISSLRHETLYTRLFRS; from the coding sequence ATGGCTGACCAGGCCGACATGCAGGCACTCCTGCGCCTTGTCACCTGGCTGTCACCCGCCTTTCCGGTCGGTTCCTTCGCCTATTCCGGGGGGCTGGAGCAGGCTGTTGCCGATGGCCTCGTGACCAATGCCGAAGAGCTGTGGCTTTGGCTGGAAACGCTGCTGACGCGCGGTGCCATCTGGAACGACGCCCTTCTCCTGGCCGAAAGTTATGAGGGGTATGACGATCTGCGGCGATTGAAGGCGGCGAGCGAACTGGCCGAAGCGATGGCGGCTTCGTCGGAGAGGCACATGGAAACCGTGCGGCAGGGCGAGGCGTTTCTGGCCGCCGCGCGCAACTGGCCAAGCGACGTATTCGAACTGCTCGGACAAGTGGTGGCATATCCGGTGGCGGTCGGCGCCGTGGCGGGTGCGCATCGCACGGGATTGCGGCCCGTCCTTGCTGCCTATCTCGGCGCTGTGGCCTCGAACGCTGTTTCGGCTGCCATTCGCTGCGGTGTCATCGGTCAGCGCGATGGCGTCGGTGTGCTGGCCCGTCTCGAAAACACGATTGCCGCTATCGCCGATCGCGCCGCGCAAGCATCGCTGGACGAGCTTGGCTCGGCGACGATCATGGCCGATATTTCGTCGCTGAGACACGAGACGCTCTATACGCGGCTGTTCCGCTCCTAG
- the ureE gene encoding urease accessory protein UreE translates to MPYRSTEVLSPGPADKVPLHSVTLAHDERHLRRKLLHLENDDVVMLDLKQPVMLADGDLLVLEGGEYIRIKAADEALYEVRARDRLHLIELAWHLGNRHLPVAVAEARILIARDPVIRVMLEGLGATVNEVTEPFQPLRGAYGGGHGHGNHGHGGHHHHEHG, encoded by the coding sequence GTGCCTTATCGCTCGACCGAAGTTCTGTCGCCAGGCCCCGCGGACAAGGTGCCGCTTCACAGTGTGACGCTCGCCCATGACGAGCGCCATCTGCGGCGCAAGCTGCTCCATCTCGAAAACGACGATGTGGTTATGCTCGACCTCAAGCAGCCGGTGATGCTCGCCGATGGCGATCTCCTGGTGCTGGAAGGAGGCGAGTACATTCGGATCAAGGCCGCCGACGAGGCGCTTTACGAGGTTCGCGCGCGGGACCGCCTGCATCTCATCGAGCTTGCCTGGCATCTCGGCAACCGACATCTTCCGGTGGCGGTCGCGGAGGCGCGGATCCTGATCGCCCGCGATCCCGTCATCCGCGTAATGCTCGAAGGCTTGGGCGCCACCGTCAACGAAGTGACCGAGCCCTTCCAACCGTTACGCGGCGCTTATGGTGGCGGGCACGGCCACGGCAACCACGGTCATGGCGGTCACCACCACCACGAGCATGGCTGA
- a CDS encoding putative quinol monooxygenase: MVYVIAYLKAHAGRGDDVVALAAPLIEATREETGCISYDLYRKPAEPDTLVFVENWKDRAAVDAHFAEPHLKAFEAAMADLLADVRIEVVHPERIEVI, from the coding sequence ATGGTCTACGTTATCGCATATCTGAAGGCACATGCGGGTAGGGGCGATGACGTCGTCGCCCTGGCGGCACCGCTGATCGAGGCCACCCGCGAGGAAACGGGCTGCATCAGCTACGATCTCTACCGCAAGCCCGCGGAGCCGGACACGCTGGTTTTCGTCGAGAACTGGAAAGACCGGGCGGCCGTGGATGCGCATTTCGCCGAGCCGCACCTGAAGGCCTTTGAGGCGGCAATGGCGGATCTCCTGGCGGACGTTCGCATCGAGGTCGTACACCCGGAAAGGATAGAGGTGATCTGA
- a CDS encoding peroxiredoxin, with translation MLGRKVPAVTFRTRVRDEAVGGSNPFRWQDVSSDDYFAGKRVVLFSLPGAFTPTCSTYQLPDFEKLAAEFRAEGIDEIYCVSVNDAFVMNAWGKSQNLENVKLIPDGSGEFTRKMGMLVAKDNLGFGMRSWRYAAVINNGIVEQWFEEEGYSDNCDSDPYGVSAPQNILAALKSQKIAA, from the coding sequence ATGCTCGGCAGAAAAGTTCCCGCTGTAACCTTCCGCACTCGCGTCCGCGACGAAGCCGTCGGCGGCTCCAATCCGTTCCGCTGGCAGGATGTTTCGTCGGACGACTATTTCGCCGGCAAGCGCGTCGTGCTGTTTTCGCTCCCGGGTGCCTTCACCCCGACCTGCTCGACCTATCAGCTTCCAGATTTCGAAAAGCTCGCCGCTGAGTTCCGCGCCGAAGGCATCGACGAGATCTACTGTGTCTCGGTCAACGATGCCTTCGTGATGAACGCCTGGGGCAAGTCGCAGAACCTCGAAAACGTCAAGCTGATCCCGGATGGTTCGGGCGAGTTCACCCGCAAGATGGGCATGCTGGTTGCCAAGGACAATCTCGGCTTCGGCATGCGCTCCTGGCGCTATGCCGCGGTCATCAACAACGGCATCGTCGAGCAGTGGTTCGAAGAGGAAGGCTACTCCGACAATTGCGACAGCGACCCCTACGGCGTTTCTGCGCCGCAGAACATTCTCGCCGCGCTGAAGTCGCAGAAGATCGCCGCCTGA
- the ureC gene encoding urease subunit alpha — protein MPYKMSRAAYANMFGPTVGDKVRLADTELFIEVEKDFTAYGEEVKFGGGKVIRDGMGQSQVTREGGAVDTVITNALIVDHWGIVKADIGLKDGRIAAIGKAGNPDTQPGVTIIVGPGTEVIAGEGKIVTAGGMDSHIHFICPQQIEEALMSGLTCMLGGGTGPAHGTLATTCTPGPWHIARMIEAADAFPMNLAFAGKGNASLPGALVEMVLGGATSLKLHEDWGTTPAAIDCCLSVADEYDVQVMIHTDTLNESGFVEDTIAAIKGRTIHAFHTEGAGGGHAPDIIKICGQPNVIPSSTNPTRPYTLNTLAEHLDMLMVCHHLSPSIPEDIAFAESRIRKETIAAEDILHDIGAFSIISSDSQAMGRVGEVAIRTWQTADKMKRQRGRMKEETGDNDNFRVKRYVAKYTINPAIAHGLSHEIGSLEVGKRADLVIWNPAFFGVKPDMVLLGGSIAAAPMGDPNASIPTPQPVHYRPMFGAYGRNRTNSSVTFVSQASLDAGLAGRLGVAKELVAVQNTRGGIGKASMIHNSLTPHIEVDPETYEVRADGELLTCEPATVLPMAQRYFLF, from the coding sequence ATGCCCTACAAGATGTCGCGCGCGGCCTACGCCAACATGTTCGGTCCGACGGTGGGTGACAAGGTGCGCCTTGCGGATACCGAACTCTTCATCGAAGTCGAGAAGGATTTCACCGCCTATGGCGAAGAGGTGAAGTTCGGCGGCGGCAAGGTTATCCGCGACGGCATGGGGCAAAGCCAGGTCACGCGCGAGGGCGGCGCGGTCGACACCGTGATCACCAACGCGCTGATCGTCGACCATTGGGGAATCGTAAAGGCGGACATCGGCCTCAAGGACGGGCGGATCGCGGCGATCGGCAAGGCCGGCAATCCGGACACGCAGCCGGGTGTCACCATCATCGTCGGCCCGGGTACGGAAGTTATCGCCGGCGAAGGCAAGATCGTCACGGCCGGCGGCATGGACAGCCATATTCACTTCATCTGCCCGCAGCAGATCGAGGAAGCGCTGATGAGTGGCCTCACCTGCATGCTCGGCGGCGGCACCGGCCCGGCGCACGGCACGCTCGCAACGACCTGCACGCCGGGCCCCTGGCACATCGCCCGGATGATCGAGGCGGCTGATGCATTCCCCATGAACCTCGCCTTCGCCGGCAAGGGCAATGCGTCGCTCCCCGGCGCGCTTGTGGAAATGGTGCTCGGCGGCGCCACCTCGCTGAAGCTGCACGAGGATTGGGGCACGACGCCGGCGGCGATCGACTGCTGCCTCTCGGTTGCCGACGAATATGACGTGCAGGTGATGATCCACACCGACACGCTGAACGAGAGCGGCTTCGTCGAGGATACGATCGCCGCGATCAAGGGCCGGACGATCCATGCCTTCCATACGGAAGGGGCAGGCGGCGGCCATGCACCGGATATCATCAAGATCTGCGGTCAGCCGAACGTGATCCCGTCCTCGACCAATCCGACGCGGCCCTACACGCTCAACACGTTGGCAGAGCATCTCGACATGCTGATGGTCTGTCACCACCTGTCGCCGTCCATCCCGGAGGACATCGCCTTTGCCGAAAGCCGTATCCGCAAGGAGACGATCGCGGCTGAGGACATCCTGCACGACATCGGCGCCTTTTCGATCATCTCGTCCGACAGCCAGGCCATGGGCCGCGTCGGCGAAGTGGCCATCCGCACCTGGCAGACGGCCGACAAGATGAAGCGCCAGCGCGGACGGATGAAGGAAGAGACCGGCGACAACGACAACTTCCGGGTCAAGCGCTACGTCGCCAAATACACGATCAACCCGGCGATCGCCCATGGCCTCAGTCATGAGATCGGTTCGCTCGAAGTCGGCAAGCGCGCCGACCTTGTCATCTGGAACCCGGCGTTCTTCGGCGTGAAGCCCGACATGGTGCTGCTCGGTGGCTCGATCGCCGCGGCGCCTATGGGCGACCCCAATGCCTCGATCCCGACGCCGCAGCCGGTCCACTACCGGCCGATGTTCGGAGCCTATGGCCGAAACCGGACCAACTCCTCGGTCACCTTCGTCTCACAGGCGTCGCTCGATGCGGGGCTTGCAGGCAGGCTTGGTGTCGCCAAGGAACTCGTCGCCGTCCAGAACACCCGCGGCGGCATCGGCAAGGCGTCGATGATCCACAACAGCCTCACGCCGCATATCGAAGTCGACCCGGAGACCTACGAGGTCCGCGCCGATGGCGAGCTCTTGACCTGCGAGCCGGCGACGGTTCTGCCGATGGCGCAGCGGTATTTCCTGTTCTAG
- a CDS encoding Urease operon accessory protein, which translates to MIVGNGDVPQGAAAAIDAADLVIRFNDCRSVGKGGTRTDIVAVCNTGRPALSMLGGGRWKTSDAVRQAREIWSVRSGAKFAALRAELAKTHPDLDDFCDDYTAGFEAFAHATGRRHRMIPVETHERLDRDLARFASAPYVVPSSGLVVIADVLSEFVQPGDDVVLAGFGHSGWEWHPFAAERRYVDALVAEGRLRRLGQPQPSDFSQGA; encoded by the coding sequence ATGATCGTTGGCAATGGCGACGTGCCGCAAGGCGCGGCGGCCGCTATTGACGCTGCCGATCTCGTCATCCGCTTCAACGATTGCCGCTCCGTCGGCAAGGGCGGCACAAGGACCGATATCGTCGCGGTCTGCAACACCGGTCGCCCTGCGCTTTCGATGCTCGGCGGCGGCCGGTGGAAGACCAGCGACGCCGTGCGGCAGGCGCGCGAGATATGGAGCGTCCGTTCTGGCGCAAAGTTTGCCGCATTGCGGGCGGAGCTCGCGAAGACGCACCCGGATCTCGACGATTTCTGCGACGATTACACGGCGGGCTTCGAAGCTTTCGCACATGCGACAGGCCGACGCCATCGGATGATTCCGGTGGAAACGCACGAGCGGCTCGATCGCGATCTCGCCCGGTTTGCGTCGGCGCCCTATGTCGTGCCGTCGAGCGGCCTGGTGGTGATCGCCGACGTCCTCTCCGAATTCGTCCAGCCCGGAGACGACGTGGTGCTTGCCGGCTTCGGCCACAGCGGCTGGGAATGGCATCCCTTTGCGGCGGAGCGCCGCTACGTTGACGCACTCGTCGCCGAAGGCCGCCTGCGCCGCCTTGGTCAACCCCAACCTTCAGACTTTTCCCAAGGAGCCTGA
- a CDS encoding lysozyme inhibitor LprI family protein — protein MRIFAPLSGLLLLSTVSAAAQEQPTVDCQNAVTQMDMNICAGQDYDRADADLNKIYKQAIAAMKAMDKELGEIDAAYVGAEEALKKAQRAWIGYRDGQCELAGFEARGGSMEPMLVSGCLAELTRKRTGELKQLLEPSGN, from the coding sequence ATGAGGATCTTCGCGCCACTTTCCGGCTTGCTTCTGCTGTCAACGGTTTCGGCAGCAGCGCAGGAGCAGCCAACGGTCGATTGCCAGAATGCCGTAACGCAGATGGACATGAATATCTGCGCCGGCCAGGACTATGACAGAGCCGACGCGGACCTGAACAAAATCTACAAGCAAGCGATCGCTGCCATGAAGGCGATGGATAAGGAACTCGGCGAAATCGATGCCGCCTATGTCGGGGCCGAAGAGGCATTGAAGAAGGCGCAGCGGGCCTGGATCGGATACCGCGACGGGCAGTGCGAACTGGCCGGTTTCGAGGCGCGCGGCGGGTCGATGGAGCCGATGCTGGTTTCCGGCTGTCTTGCCGAACTGACCCGCAAGCGAACCGGCGAATTGAAGCAACTCCTCGAACCGAGCGGAAACTGA